One window of Phycisphaeraceae bacterium genomic DNA carries:
- the cas1 gene encoding CRISPR-associated endonuclease Cas1, protein MWPCRGVAEHAYCPRLFYYMTVEGVFLPSSDTEQGTGVHRRVDRPSQSPNEPKPKSPSQPASSGSTDSDPERPLSVRSLVLTSERLGLTATLDLAEVTGYTAIPVEYRKGRPKRSGQVAEPTDDMMEQPRLLPGPEPWPTDRVQIGLQVLLLEEAGYTVPEAYLYYASERLKLRVPVDEGLRSFALATLAEAKRAVEGPRPPPLINDPRCPRCSLQPICLPDEINHQRLTAVTIGGNAPCPPPEELTPRKLWPPRDDGIHVVLQRDGIRVGVRGQSVRITDKDGEVVRDLPLANVESLAVVGGVQVSTQALTVFAEHEVPVAYLTGAGRLVAMMDPMGPTSAAVRAAQIRTLDTPERALELARAVTVAKIANQRTLLMRNYCLGSGLPARVADDLQQCIGSAESAPTLEVLRGHEGNAAAIYFAHFAGMFKEGVREIADRFDANGRQRRPPPDPINAVLSFAYSMLTHECTAAARLASLEPTIGALHVTRPGRPALSLDLMEPFRPLIADSVAISAFNRGELAEGHFLNTAAGCALTDYGRKAFFGAYGRRMDTEVTHPVFEYRLSYRRMLMLHARLVAAWLLGEVPTLSFLTTR, encoded by the coding sequence ATGTGGCCATGCCGAGGCGTTGCCGAACATGCGTATTGCCCACGGCTGTTCTACTACATGACGGTCGAGGGCGTCTTCCTGCCCAGCTCTGATACGGAGCAGGGTACGGGCGTGCATCGACGGGTAGATCGTCCAAGCCAATCGCCCAACGAACCAAAGCCCAAGAGCCCATCGCAGCCCGCATCATCCGGTAGTACGGACTCAGATCCCGAGAGGCCACTTTCAGTACGGAGTCTGGTGCTGACCAGCGAACGCCTCGGGTTGACAGCGACTCTTGACCTAGCCGAGGTCACGGGCTACACGGCGATTCCGGTCGAGTACCGCAAGGGCCGGCCCAAGCGTTCTGGACAAGTCGCTGAGCCAACAGACGACATGATGGAGCAGCCCCGACTCCTCCCGGGTCCTGAGCCCTGGCCGACAGATCGTGTGCAGATTGGGCTCCAGGTTCTGCTCCTTGAAGAGGCCGGATACACGGTGCCCGAGGCGTATCTTTACTACGCATCGGAGCGTCTGAAGCTCCGGGTTCCTGTAGATGAAGGCCTTCGATCGTTCGCCCTCGCAACGCTTGCCGAGGCCAAACGAGCGGTAGAAGGACCGCGGCCTCCTCCTTTGATAAACGATCCCCGTTGCCCGCGATGCTCCCTTCAGCCGATCTGCCTCCCCGACGAGATCAATCACCAGCGACTGACCGCCGTCACGATCGGTGGCAATGCCCCTTGCCCACCACCCGAAGAACTCACGCCTCGCAAACTCTGGCCACCCCGCGATGACGGCATTCATGTCGTCCTGCAGCGCGATGGAATCCGTGTGGGGGTGCGCGGCCAATCCGTACGCATCACAGACAAGGATGGGGAAGTCGTCCGCGACCTGCCGCTCGCGAACGTGGAATCACTGGCTGTCGTTGGCGGCGTACAAGTGTCCACACAGGCACTGACAGTCTTCGCTGAGCACGAGGTCCCAGTTGCGTACCTCACCGGCGCTGGGCGTCTGGTCGCGATGATGGATCCCATGGGACCGACCAGTGCTGCCGTCCGTGCGGCACAGATCCGAACGCTCGACACGCCCGAGAGAGCTCTTGAACTCGCTCGCGCGGTCACGGTCGCAAAGATCGCGAATCAGCGCACGCTGTTGATGCGCAACTACTGCCTCGGGAGCGGTTTGCCTGCACGTGTCGCCGACGACCTCCAGCAGTGCATCGGGTCCGCTGAGTCAGCACCCACTCTCGAAGTCCTCCGTGGCCACGAGGGCAATGCCGCGGCGATCTACTTCGCTCACTTCGCCGGCATGTTCAAGGAGGGCGTGCGAGAAATCGCCGATCGTTTCGACGCCAACGGTCGCCAGCGACGCCCGCCGCCCGATCCGATCAATGCCGTGCTCTCATTCGCATACTCCATGCTGACGCACGAATGCACGGCGGCAGCGCGGCTCGCGAGTCTCGAACCGACGATCGGTGCCCTGCATGTGACTCGCCCAGGTCGCCCAGCTCTCTCTCTCGACCTGATGGAGCCATTCCGTCCTCTGATCGCAGACTCTGTGGCCATCTCAGCGTTCAACCGAGGCGAACTGGCGGAGGGGCATTTCCTCAACACAGCCGCCGGATGTGCCCTGACAGACTACGGACGCAAGGCCTTCTTCGGGGCTTACGGCCGACGCATGGACACCGAGGTGACGCACCCGGTCTTCGAGTATCGCCTGAGCTACCGACGCATGCTCATGCTCCACGCGCGGCTTGTCGCCGCGTGGCTCCTCGGCGAGGTGCCGACACTCTCCTTCCTCACCACGAGATGA
- the cas2 gene encoding CRISPR-associated endonuclease Cas2, translating to MRRCFLVCYDIREPKRLRRIHKLMKAYGEPWQYSVFYCTLKAIDRVRLENAAREILNLKEDQLLIVDLGSNEQAARESSTFMGVGVPEAESGMVVI from the coding sequence ATGCGCCGCTGCTTCCTGGTCTGTTACGACATCCGCGAACCCAAGCGCCTGCGCCGCATCCACAAACTCATGAAGGCCTATGGCGAGCCGTGGCAATACTCGGTCTTCTATTGCACGCTGAAGGCGATCGACCGGGTTCGCCTGGAGAACGCCGCCCGCGAGATCCTGAACCTCAAGGAAGACCAACTCCTGATCGTGGACCTCGGATCCAACGAGCAGGCCGCCCGCGAGTCGTCGACCTTCATGGGTGTCGGCGTGCCGGAAGCCGAAAGCGGCATGGTGGTGATTTGA
- the cas12b gene encoding type V CRISPR-associated protein Cas12b has translation MSTKSYKLRLDLRADQPVADCARFCGRADEIGSVGRWLDDTREVFNNGVTYLTGWLLRMHRGAGVCREKRDGIWREWQEITTLDALNEARSRHEKDPGSFALLENRELLDAFRDKGKSEAEAVELAECCRRIAKELCPSSEDSSGAQMPRDDLDLLTLETSTAKGVRDRGVDKTGKPKQKSGRRPRWMLKQAIAATAPSASSWSDFEARVTATTEFQSAANDGKSLLKQLKQKHTGAWCDVQTPLCEYANTWEADKAKAEKRVEDSAVSGSIAAYRRLLELDCLPLPGLQRPSAYLRIDSGSAEWNYAIWNMAGQRVRSHLGWVRRRATERLLWELRTSLFERGGWIRTKRDGKPIRKDGLTPYDIQFENPPDGEAGDFEQRHAFAGRKWVEALREYETDEMPKHLEATAFSAAEQPRIRRRTAKGWAKVRDKWIDLIAKASKAYRQAPSADDLLEAFDQMRTRKARDFGDRRLFEWLASPERRWLWDGTDKCDDNDCGREDRDCLTAFIAHNEHLADQPKSITWTRVDPVKHPVWPFFSSRRDNKNRIVSNSAVAYRLRKETTDDGHRLLLICSQLLTRQDDGTYRSVNDVCVALRGYDDFERSIALPANSDVSASDKLLFLDDLLGGKPREGTLSGMKVTWERDELEASHRKCKPTRKPPRIYANFSCDAGEAELPEWLTKGVGYLDKKNARDGIKGLFKLDGGIRFEGKAKKSASDDTAKPGTIRPPGTCAWPKDAIDHGFTVRGTDLGYRTSSAGALWRLSFTKPDGRTAWQVGKCEGKPVYAVLVRTSTVSLPGDGEALPTEEQALREQLYSLRTRLNLNNSLLRIARLLALEAITQRKADGAKVRKRAHDITKRIGTKWKTETRSLDETEIKANCRKAAEQLVRWASTDAMTESLKAIGHEGSMWDLLAGRDASLKALAERVPTTEVPTEKQAKEQRIDRDTAKAKRQAEDEAFAEAVHQLCRPLAKAMCDGHDAERRRRATAGLWFEFDRALMREGSYGDSGDRDGRRDLFEKGLLRLLRKPPVTKHGDRKDEANNLPHGRTHRGGVSMNRLNFLDDVKNFVRRWSCRPRWPGDVRRVPRDAKVNRGDTEHLDHLREHRAKLIAHADVAQTLGFEQDLRRGLWRYRDISGQLLWHRPERGHWYREHDGGLLQCQPAGSVSDTDARHPHPAYKPAHVLVYEDLTRYRMSSDRPKNENAGLARWSHRQILAFAQHIGGLFGVPVATVDARFSSRYCSHCGAPGCRAVRFDPAWLGQTWMKRLLQSNDVRDAAMKRVATNVRSRTNNDAHALDCEEDRPWVLRDGGTHFVCANTSCPVHSTPIDADENAAGNVGLRFLRGIDGIRATINGNGAVSSSIGYVAPGTVLEPVGDGEASEREPYWSNRHGDRSRTPAAKAHKGVQGASTPADDIEDEYEPGGVRVLFRDPSGGFRVNDRWFEGKFFWGAVARACAAGINATNASRFGATDDD, from the coding sequence GTGTCAACCAAAAGCTACAAGCTGCGGCTTGATTTGCGAGCAGATCAGCCAGTTGCAGATTGCGCTCGCTTCTGTGGACGCGCCGACGAGATCGGATCCGTGGGAAGGTGGCTTGATGACACACGCGAGGTGTTCAATAACGGTGTTACGTACCTGACGGGATGGCTGCTCCGCATGCATCGCGGTGCCGGTGTGTGCAGAGAGAAGCGAGACGGCATCTGGCGAGAGTGGCAGGAGATCACGACGCTCGATGCGCTCAATGAAGCCAGGTCGCGGCACGAGAAGGATCCGGGTTCATTCGCGCTGCTGGAGAACCGCGAACTTCTCGACGCCTTCAGAGATAAAGGGAAGTCCGAAGCAGAAGCCGTCGAGCTGGCTGAGTGCTGCCGCCGCATCGCCAAGGAGTTGTGCCCGTCCAGCGAGGACAGTTCCGGTGCCCAGATGCCAAGAGACGACTTGGACCTGTTGACGCTCGAAACGTCAACTGCGAAGGGGGTCAGGGATCGCGGGGTGGACAAGACCGGCAAGCCGAAGCAGAAGAGCGGTCGCCGGCCCCGATGGATGCTGAAGCAGGCGATCGCGGCCACAGCACCTTCCGCATCAAGCTGGAGCGACTTTGAAGCACGAGTCACTGCCACTACGGAGTTTCAGAGCGCGGCCAACGACGGCAAGTCCCTGCTCAAGCAGCTGAAGCAGAAACATACAGGAGCGTGGTGCGACGTTCAAACACCCTTGTGTGAGTATGCAAACACCTGGGAGGCTGACAAGGCGAAGGCGGAAAAGCGTGTCGAAGATTCGGCCGTGAGTGGGAGCATCGCCGCCTATCGCCGACTCTTGGAGCTGGACTGTCTCCCACTTCCCGGACTTCAGCGCCCGAGCGCATATCTCCGCATCGACAGCGGATCGGCGGAGTGGAACTACGCCATCTGGAACATGGCCGGTCAGCGGGTACGGAGCCACCTGGGTTGGGTCCGCCGTCGGGCGACGGAGCGGCTGCTGTGGGAACTGCGGACGAGCCTGTTTGAACGTGGCGGATGGATTCGCACGAAGCGCGATGGCAAACCCATCCGGAAGGACGGCCTCACGCCGTACGACATCCAGTTCGAGAACCCGCCGGACGGCGAGGCTGGCGACTTCGAGCAGCGACACGCATTCGCCGGCAGGAAGTGGGTCGAGGCCCTGCGCGAATACGAAACAGATGAGATGCCCAAGCATCTCGAAGCCACTGCATTCAGCGCCGCCGAGCAACCGCGCATCCGCAGGCGGACGGCCAAAGGGTGGGCGAAGGTCCGCGACAAATGGATTGATCTCATCGCCAAGGCGAGCAAGGCCTACAGGCAGGCTCCATCGGCCGACGACCTGCTCGAAGCGTTCGACCAGATGCGGACCCGGAAAGCAAGGGACTTCGGTGATCGACGCCTCTTCGAGTGGCTCGCGTCCCCCGAACGCCGCTGGCTCTGGGATGGCACGGACAAGTGCGACGACAACGACTGCGGCCGCGAGGACCGCGATTGCCTCACGGCGTTCATCGCCCACAACGAACATCTTGCGGACCAGCCGAAGTCGATCACCTGGACGCGGGTTGATCCTGTCAAGCATCCGGTCTGGCCTTTCTTTAGCAGCAGACGCGATAACAAGAACAGAATCGTCTCAAACTCTGCGGTGGCCTACAGACTTCGCAAGGAAACGACCGACGATGGCCACAGACTGCTTCTCATTTGCAGTCAGCTACTCACCCGGCAAGACGACGGCACATATAGAAGCGTGAACGACGTTTGTGTCGCGCTGCGTGGCTACGATGACTTCGAGCGAAGCATTGCGTTGCCGGCGAATAGCGATGTCTCTGCATCGGATAAGTTGCTGTTCCTTGACGATCTTCTCGGCGGCAAGCCCCGCGAGGGAACGCTTAGCGGTATGAAGGTGACTTGGGAACGCGATGAGCTTGAGGCTTCGCATCGGAAGTGCAAGCCGACTAGGAAGCCGCCTCGCATCTATGCGAACTTTAGTTGCGATGCGGGAGAGGCAGAGTTGCCTGAGTGGTTGACGAAGGGTGTCGGATACCTCGACAAGAAGAATGCCCGCGACGGCATCAAGGGCTTGTTCAAACTGGACGGCGGTATCCGCTTCGAAGGCAAGGCAAAGAAGTCCGCTAGCGACGATACCGCGAAGCCTGGCACGATTCGGCCACCCGGCACCTGTGCATGGCCGAAGGACGCCATCGACCACGGCTTCACTGTCCGCGGAACCGACCTCGGCTATCGCACCTCGTCAGCCGGCGCGTTGTGGCGACTGTCATTCACCAAGCCCGACGGAAGGACGGCGTGGCAGGTCGGCAAGTGCGAGGGGAAACCCGTGTACGCAGTCCTTGTGCGTACTTCAACGGTCTCTCTCCCCGGCGACGGCGAGGCGCTGCCCACGGAAGAACAGGCGCTGCGTGAGCAGTTGTATTCTCTCCGCACCCGTCTCAATCTGAACAACTCGCTCCTGCGTATCGCCCGGCTTCTGGCGCTCGAGGCCATCACCCAGCGGAAGGCCGACGGCGCTAAGGTTCGCAAGCGAGCTCACGACATCACCAAACGCATTGGGACGAAGTGGAAGACGGAGACCCGGAGTCTCGACGAGACGGAGATCAAGGCAAACTGCCGCAAGGCGGCAGAGCAACTGGTGCGATGGGCATCCACCGACGCCATGACCGAGTCTCTGAAGGCGATCGGCCATGAAGGCTCGATGTGGGACTTGCTCGCCGGCCGCGATGCATCACTCAAGGCGCTCGCTGAGAGGGTGCCGACCACGGAAGTGCCGACCGAAAAGCAAGCCAAGGAACAGCGAATCGACCGCGATACGGCCAAGGCGAAGCGCCAGGCAGAGGATGAGGCGTTCGCGGAGGCGGTCCACCAGCTCTGTAGGCCGCTCGCCAAGGCGATGTGCGACGGTCACGACGCAGAAAGGCGTCGCCGAGCGACCGCCGGACTGTGGTTCGAGTTTGACCGTGCGCTCATGCGCGAGGGGAGTTACGGCGACAGTGGCGACAGAGACGGCAGGCGCGACCTGTTCGAGAAGGGGTTGCTCCGCCTGCTCCGAAAACCGCCGGTCACGAAGCACGGCGACCGCAAGGACGAAGCCAACAACCTGCCGCACGGCCGCACGCATCGCGGCGGCGTCTCAATGAACCGCCTGAACTTCCTCGACGACGTGAAGAACTTTGTCCGGCGCTGGTCCTGCCGCCCGCGTTGGCCCGGTGATGTGCGCCGCGTACCACGCGACGCCAAGGTCAACCGTGGTGATACCGAGCACCTCGATCACCTGCGCGAGCACCGGGCCAAGCTCATCGCGCATGCCGACGTGGCCCAGACGCTTGGATTCGAGCAGGACCTTCGCCGCGGGCTCTGGCGATACCGCGACATTTCAGGACAACTGCTGTGGCACCGGCCCGAGCGCGGCCACTGGTACCGTGAGCATGACGGCGGTCTTTTGCAGTGCCAGCCGGCAGGTTCCGTCAGCGACACCGATGCCCGGCATCCACATCCCGCCTACAAACCGGCCCACGTTCTCGTCTACGAAGACTTGACCCGCTACAGGATGAGTTCCGATCGTCCGAAGAACGAGAACGCCGGGCTTGCACGCTGGTCTCACCGTCAGATTCTTGCGTTTGCCCAACACATCGGCGGCCTGTTCGGCGTGCCGGTTGCCACGGTGGATGCCCGCTTCTCGTCACGGTACTGCTCGCACTGCGGCGCGCCCGGCTGCCGCGCAGTTCGATTCGATCCAGCCTGGCTGGGCCAGACTTGGATGAAACGGCTACTCCAATCTAACGACGTCCGTGACGCGGCCATGAAGCGTGTGGCGACGAATGTTCGTTCCCGCACGAACAACGACGCACACGCCCTCGACTGTGAAGAGGACCGACCCTGGGTGCTCCGTGATGGCGGCACACACTTCGTTTGCGCTAACACCAGCTGTCCCGTTCACTCCACGCCCATAGACGCGGATGAGAATGCAGCGGGAAATGTCGGTCTTCGGTTCCTTCGTGGCATCGACGGGATTCGCGCAACGATCAACGGGAACGGCGCGGTCAGTAGTAGTATTGGATACGTGGCCCCCGGTACGGTGTTGGAGCCGGTTGGCGATGGGGAGGCGTCGGAACGTGAGCCGTATTGGAGCAATCGGCACGGGGACCGCTCACGAACACCCGCCGCCAAAGCACATAAGGGGGTTCAAGGCGCGTCTACCCCCGCGGACGACATCGAAGACGAATACGAGCCCGGCGGCGTGCGCGTTCTGTTCCGCGACCCGAGCGGGGGCTTCCGCGTCAATGACCGCTGGTTCGAGGGCAAATTCTTCTGGGGCGCGGTCGCCCGGGCATGCGCGGCCGGGATCAACGCCACGAACGCCTCGCGGTTCGGGGCCACCGACGACGATTGA
- a CDS encoding DUF2924 domain-containing protein, with protein sequence MSRTRTRKAPRTSASRPLVDLARLDLHGHAELLGLWRAYGGEGKPPQRRFMIREVAFRAQAHVYGDFDPVTRRLLKVAMRDAFVDRPASSASPDPDARTRRPTAPTVSAALPSGSRLVRQWRGRTYEVTVVENGKAYVYNGTTYRSLSRVASVITGSTWSGPKFFGISSRATRKGENA encoded by the coding sequence ATGAGCCGCACACGAACCCGCAAGGCCCCACGCACATCCGCATCCAGGCCCCTCGTCGATCTCGCGCGGCTCGATTTGCACGGGCACGCCGAACTCCTCGGCCTCTGGCGTGCGTACGGAGGAGAGGGCAAACCGCCCCAGCGTCGCTTCATGATCCGCGAGGTCGCGTTCCGGGCACAGGCGCATGTCTACGGCGACTTCGACCCGGTCACCCGGCGTCTGCTCAAGGTCGCGATGCGTGACGCGTTCGTGGATCGCCCTGCATCATCAGCAAGCCCCGACCCGGATGCACGGACCCGACGCCCGACCGCGCCCACCGTGAGCGCCGCGCTGCCATCCGGCTCGCGGCTGGTGCGGCAGTGGCGGGGTCGCACCTACGAGGTCACCGTCGTCGAGAACGGCAAGGCCTACGTCTACAACGGCACCACGTACCGATCGCTCTCGCGCGTGGCGTCGGTCATCACGGGCTCGACTTGGTCGGGTCCGAAGTTCTTCGGCATCTCCAGCCGCGCCACCCGCAAGGGGGAGAACGCATGA
- a CDS encoding tetratricopeptide repeat protein yields the protein MSKQVLAVAAGELSSGAILTAFGLAAGALGTITAGAGIGTALASGLAGATLNAGVSILTHKHASFAKRVAQKLREPDAFFANGDVTRKVGECLGACLGALAIDENIPSQHRSLYRELSSQAPRRWPEIADAHSYRGLDESTVTRFFNRRWHDPSDLQTLTPDQFQHLLVAIADRHLTPEERATIEFASERLPGMLPQAVFEGFKLAQTDNDPAYAALQFMLVGEMAEALADVQRSLVVVDSLTREVQKSQVKEWNEIQSMRLMLTSLDSTLRELHRMEAERHERLAAAIEHSSDSLRSLSDGLVELADRVADLTGVTSRIDLGVHEITQLVAESAVATSRRADVFAAQLDTRIDGVELILFELIKEIRSAAHQPRDGVLDSSRVTSERARPLDPEPLESIVGREGDALTIKSLVLEKGTRLVVLVGPPCVGKSTLALHVSHRISREGKIPGHRVDLANVKTAEDAAARVAESLGVLIAGTRQSGAQKHVQQTLINVLKERGPVLLLLDHFERLVGHASSTVLAWLQGAPELMVVAASREAIDYADTLGPSAPRCEVYRVRPLRVPESNECDSAPAEVLERIDSVRLFIDRATVRRPGFSASGDDIRHIARICIALGGFPACIELAAACVDSASLRQIHQNLAAAALKPRRLTTGDAVSRSYLYPALDASLSHMSEVERRCFLQLADFPVGVNVEEADGLLLTTPDSPSIRVLQDLRYASLIEVSVVHNASLYTGELRAYLYEPIREYASQRLRSDLGDDLYAEHLKRVRSYLMSYATRCNRAMRGSDDVLAHEALLLERPNLAALLDKEIQRGDIRASAEVLLQLEESFLRCGPAATLQAYVTRVLSLPGSIDVAHRSRLIRRYSEALWLRGDYPQALEQSKRALELASQQSDGEEHAIAMGWHGRMLSHAAHHDEAIPLLRLAHERLRSSHQHSELAQVALTMSNCYDWKGDTDKSLTLLTQSEQTARSSGDQSALARVLNRRGIVLWHNGCSDQALQLFHEARDLNRALSDTVWVAGAITNCGLALSDLDRFEEAAAHFDEAQLLHLQQGNLGWDAVNAVGRARMLLYAGRDREAIAEVDRVEPAIKDITYHENLALLHTVRAVARYLSGDVERAAFELRDAVRKLHRGSRKMLRAYIAYVIRAECEHSLGNRDKAVKFLYRAARVAKVRTITSDYRVRYVRDITRRARILAEDLGVPVPVVDMCEPSVS from the coding sequence ATGTCAAAGCAGGTGCTCGCTGTCGCTGCTGGTGAACTGAGCTCTGGAGCAATTCTCACCGCGTTCGGCCTTGCGGCAGGTGCGCTAGGCACCATCACAGCCGGTGCAGGCATAGGTACTGCGCTCGCGTCTGGCCTTGCGGGTGCCACACTCAACGCAGGCGTCAGCATCCTCACCCACAAGCACGCCAGCTTCGCCAAGCGTGTCGCACAGAAACTGCGCGAGCCGGATGCCTTCTTCGCGAATGGTGACGTGACGCGCAAAGTAGGCGAGTGCTTGGGGGCCTGCCTTGGAGCCCTTGCAATTGACGAGAACATACCTTCCCAACATCGTAGTCTCTACAGAGAACTCTCGTCGCAGGCACCACGCCGATGGCCAGAGATCGCCGATGCTCATTCGTATCGCGGGCTCGATGAGTCAACTGTAACTCGCTTTTTCAATCGCCGTTGGCACGACCCGAGCGACCTTCAGACGCTGACACCAGATCAGTTCCAGCATCTCCTTGTAGCGATCGCCGATCGCCATCTCACGCCAGAAGAGCGTGCCACGATTGAGTTTGCGTCTGAGCGACTGCCGGGCATGCTTCCTCAGGCGGTCTTCGAGGGATTCAAACTCGCGCAGACGGACAACGACCCGGCATACGCGGCGCTTCAGTTCATGCTTGTGGGCGAGATGGCCGAGGCACTCGCGGATGTTCAACGCTCGCTCGTGGTGGTTGACTCACTTACGCGAGAAGTCCAGAAGTCGCAAGTAAAGGAGTGGAACGAGATCCAGAGCATGCGTCTCATGCTCACATCCCTCGACTCGACGCTGCGAGAATTGCATCGCATGGAGGCAGAGAGACACGAGAGACTTGCCGCTGCCATCGAGCACTCCTCAGATTCTTTGCGAAGCCTCTCTGATGGACTGGTCGAGCTCGCAGACCGCGTCGCTGACCTTACAGGCGTTACGAGCAGGATTGATCTTGGCGTCCACGAGATCACTCAGCTCGTGGCAGAAAGCGCAGTAGCTACTTCCAGACGCGCCGATGTATTCGCCGCCCAGCTCGACACCAGAATCGATGGTGTCGAGCTCATACTCTTCGAGCTCATCAAAGAGATTCGGAGTGCTGCTCACCAGCCGCGCGACGGAGTACTCGATTCGAGTCGGGTCACCTCCGAACGTGCTCGCCCTCTTGATCCGGAACCACTAGAATCAATCGTCGGCAGAGAAGGTGATGCACTGACCATCAAGTCCCTCGTGCTTGAGAAAGGCACACGACTCGTGGTCTTGGTAGGCCCGCCTTGTGTGGGCAAGAGCACTCTGGCTTTACACGTCTCGCACCGGATCTCCCGCGAAGGGAAGATACCGGGACACAGAGTTGACCTTGCAAACGTAAAGACCGCTGAGGACGCAGCGGCTCGCGTTGCAGAGTCTCTTGGCGTTCTCATCGCAGGTACTCGACAGAGCGGCGCGCAGAAGCATGTTCAGCAGACGCTGATCAATGTACTGAAAGAACGAGGCCCGGTCCTCTTGCTCTTGGATCACTTCGAGCGTCTGGTCGGCCATGCATCGAGCACGGTGCTGGCGTGGCTTCAGGGGGCTCCAGAACTCATGGTGGTCGCGGCTAGCCGGGAGGCAATAGACTACGCGGATACGCTCGGACCTTCAGCCCCGAGGTGCGAGGTTTACAGGGTTCGCCCGCTTAGGGTGCCCGAATCGAACGAGTGCGATAGTGCTCCAGCGGAAGTACTCGAACGAATCGACAGCGTTCGCTTATTCATCGATAGAGCAACTGTACGACGTCCAGGTTTCTCAGCGAGTGGCGATGATATTCGCCACATTGCCCGGATCTGCATAGCACTCGGCGGATTCCCTGCCTGCATCGAACTCGCCGCAGCTTGCGTGGACAGCGCGAGTCTCCGGCAGATCCATCAGAACCTCGCGGCAGCCGCACTCAAGCCACGACGTCTAACGACCGGGGACGCAGTATCACGATCGTACCTCTACCCCGCATTGGATGCATCACTGTCACACATGAGCGAGGTTGAACGCCGCTGCTTCCTTCAACTCGCTGATTTTCCTGTCGGTGTGAATGTGGAAGAGGCGGACGGTTTGCTCCTCACCACCCCAGACTCACCGAGTATTCGAGTTCTCCAGGATCTTCGCTACGCGAGTCTTATCGAGGTCAGCGTTGTTCATAACGCATCCTTATACACCGGCGAGCTGCGCGCTTATCTCTACGAGCCGATACGCGAGTATGCCTCCCAGCGTCTCCGCAGTGACCTCGGAGACGACCTGTACGCTGAGCATTTGAAGCGCGTCCGTTCGTACCTCATGTCATATGCTACGCGATGCAATCGTGCAATGCGCGGCTCAGACGACGTGCTCGCTCATGAGGCGTTGTTGCTTGAGAGACCGAATCTCGCGGCACTTCTCGATAAAGAGATCCAACGTGGCGACATCAGAGCGTCAGCCGAGGTCCTTCTCCAGCTTGAAGAGTCATTTCTTCGTTGCGGCCCTGCAGCAACGCTGCAAGCGTACGTCACACGCGTACTCTCGCTGCCGGGCAGTATCGACGTGGCGCATCGTTCACGACTGATAAGACGCTACTCGGAGGCATTGTGGCTTCGTGGCGATTACCCGCAGGCGCTGGAACAGTCCAAACGCGCTCTTGAACTGGCGAGTCAGCAGAGCGATGGTGAGGAACATGCCATCGCCATGGGGTGGCACGGAAGGATGCTGAGCCACGCAGCTCATCATGATGAAGCGATACCACTGCTTAGACTGGCCCATGAGAGGCTGCGGTCATCGCATCAGCACAGTGAACTCGCGCAAGTTGCGCTTACGATGTCCAACTGCTACGACTGGAAGGGAGATACAGACAAGTCTCTCACTCTTCTTACACAGTCCGAGCAGACAGCAAGGAGCTCAGGCGACCAGTCCGCGCTTGCTCGTGTGCTCAATCGACGTGGAATCGTGCTTTGGCATAATGGCTGTTCGGATCAAGCGCTGCAACTGTTTCATGAAGCGAGAGATCTGAACCGTGCGCTGAGCGATACCGTCTGGGTCGCCGGCGCAATCACGAACTGTGGCCTTGCGCTCTCTGACCTCGATCGGTTTGAAGAGGCGGCTGCGCACTTTGACGAGGCACAGCTTCTGCATCTTCAGCAGGGCAATCTCGGATGGGACGCGGTCAACGCTGTCGGACGAGCCAGGATGCTATTGTACGCAGGCCGCGATCGGGAGGCCATCGCTGAGGTCGATCGCGTCGAACCCGCTATTAAAGACATTACCTATCACGAGAATCTTGCTCTGCTACATACTGTACGCGCAGTGGCGAGGTATCTTTCCGGAGACGTGGAAAGGGCGGCTTTTGAGCTGAGAGATGCGGTGCGCAAACTGCATCGTGGATCAAGAAAAATGCTCCGCGCATACATTGCTTATGTGATCAGAGCAGAGTGCGAGCATTCCCTGGGCAACCGGGACAAGGCTGTGAAATTCTTGTATAGAGCAGCACGCGTCGCGAAGGTTCGTACCATCACATCCGATTACCGCGTTAGATATGTCCGTGACATAACGAGACGAGCCCGGATCCTCGCAGAGGATCTCGGGGTACCTGTTCCGGTAGTTGACATGTGTGAACCGAGTGTATCCTGA